Proteins encoded together in one Miscanthus floridulus cultivar M001 chromosome 16, ASM1932011v1, whole genome shotgun sequence window:
- the LOC136511575 gene encoding probable LRR receptor-like serine/threonine-protein kinase At1g06840 isoform X2, whose translation MAKLGDILCAVTLLVLLPCSDVALGQTTDPSEVDGLRAIKGRLVDPMNNLKNWNRGDPCTSNWTGVFCHKVNDDAFLHVTEFYLRGISQELWHQTDFMWNNLSGSIPKEIGNIVTLKLILLNGNQLSGILPDEIGNLQSLNRLQVDQNQLSGPIPKSFSNLRSVKHLHMNNNSLSGAIPSELSRLPLLRHLLVDNNNLSGPLPPEFAEAPALKIFQADNNNFSGSSIPTTYSNISTLLKLSLRNCSLQGAIPDLSSIPQLGYLDISWNQLTGSIPTNKLASNITTIDLSHNMLNGTIPQNFSGLPNLQILSLEDNYLNGSVPSTIWNGIGLTGYRSLILDFQNNSLKTIPAAFDPPPNVTVMLYGNPVCGDTNGALITNLCQPMSVNMQTSKNEQGSSCQPCPTDKNYEYNPSSPITCFCAVPLGVGLRLKSPGITDFRPYEDAFEINLTSLLQLFLYQLNIESYIWEVGPRLNMHMKLFPSNSSLFNISEIVRLRHVLAGWEITLSDVFGPYELLNFTLGSYADEFPNAASTGLSKAALGCILASSIAGAILLSVVATTLRVRRRSRHRTVSKRSLSRFSVKIDGVRCFTFEEMAITTNNFDLSAQVGQGGYGKVYKGILADGTVVAIKRAHEDSLQGSREFCTEIELLSRLHHRNLVSLVGYCDEEDGQMLVYEFMSNGTLRDHLSAKSKRSLSFGLRLKIALGAAKGILYLHTEADPPIFHRDVKASNILLDSKFVAKVADFGLSRLAPVPDVEGTLPAHVSTVVKGTPGYLDPEYFLTHKLTDKSDVYSLGVVFLEMLTGMKPIEHGKNIVREVNSACQSGTVSEIIDGRMGLCPPECIRRFLSLATKCCQDETDARPSMWEIVRELELILRMKPEEDLILLETSETDSTDVSKSLSTSETGTLFISSPMFSDRIIEASRMTTDQTTNIAISRR comes from the exons ATGGCTAAGCTTGGAGACATCCTCTGTGCAGTTACCCTACTCGTGTTGCTCCCCTGCTCGGATGTTGCATTGGGGCAGACTACTGACCCTTCCGAGG TCGATGGGCTCAGGGCTATCAAGGGAAGATTAGTTGATCCTATGAACAACCTTAAGAATTGGAATAGGGGAGATCCGTGCACGTCAAATTGGACAGGAGTCTTCTGCCACAAAGTGAATGATGATGCATTTCTTCATGTGACAGAATT TTATTTAAGAGGAATCTCTCAGGAACTCTGGCACCAGAC GGATTTTATGTGGAACAACTTAAGTGGTAGCATCCCAAAGGAGATAGGCAACATCGTCACGCTCAAACTTAT ACTTTTGAATGGCAATCAACTCTCCGGTATTTTACCAGATGAGATCGGCAACCTTCAAAGTTTAAACAGATTACAGGTTGACCAAAACCAATTGTCCGGCCCCATACCTAAATCATTTTCCAATTTAAGAAGTGTGAAACATCT TCATATGAACAATAATTCGTTAAGTGGGGCCATCCCGTCTGAACTTTCCAGATTGCCTCTTCTTCGTCACCT GCTTGTTGACAATAACAATCTATCTGGACCTCTTCCTCCAGAATTTGCTGAAGCGCCTGCCTTGAAAATATT TCAGGCTGATAACAATAATTTCAGTGGAAGTTCCATCCCTACTACATATAGCAACATATCCACACTACTAAAGCT GAGTCTTAGGAACTGCAGCTTGCAAGGAGCTATTCCAGATCTGAGTAGCATACCTCAACTTGGCTATTT GGATATTAGCTGGAACCAGTTGACAGGATCTATACCAACTAATAAGCTTGCTTCCAATATCACTACAAT TGATTTGTCGCACAACATGCTCAATGGAACTATCCCACAAAACTTCTCAGGGCTCCCCAATCTTCAGATATT GTCACTCGAGGATAATTATCTAAATGGTTCTGTTCCCTCGACAATCTGGAATGGCATTGGGCTTACTGGTTATAGAAGCCTTATTCT AGACTTCCAAAACAATTCTCTCAAGACAATTCCGGCCGCATTTGATCCTCCCCCAAATGTCACTGTAAT GCTATATGGAAACCCTGTGTGTGGGGATACGAATGGAGCTCTGATAACCAACCTGTGCCAACCCATGTCAGTAAACATGCAAACATCGAAAAATGAACAAGGCTCTAGTTGTCAACCTTGCCCTACAGATAAAAATTACGAGTACAATCCATCATCACCAATAACTTGCTTTTGTGCGGTGCCACTTGGAGTTGGACTTCGGCTGAAGAGTCCAGGAATCACAGATTTTCGTCCCTATGAAGATGCCTTTGAGATCAACTTAACCTCTTTATTGCAACTGTTTCTGTATCAGCTAAATATTGAGAGCTACATATGGGAGGTTGGTCCAAGGCTAAATATGCACATGAAGTTATTTCCAAGTAATTCAAGTTTATTCAATATATCTGAGATTGTGAGACTCAGACACGTACTTGCTGGCTGGGAAATTACTCTTTCAGATGTATTTGGTCCATATGAGCTTCTCAACTTCACACTAGGTTCTTATGCAGATG AATTTCCAAATGCAGCCTCAACAGGTTTAAGTAAGGCTGCACTGGGCTGTATCTTGGCTAGCTCAATTGCTGGCGCTATTTTACTTTCTGTGGTAGCCACCACGCTTAGAGTGAGAAGGCGTTCAAGACATAGAACTGTCTCAAAGCGTTCAT TGTCAAGGTTTTCTGTCAAAATTGATGGCGTTAGATGCTTCACATTTGAAGAAATGGCTATAACCACAAATAATTTCGATCTGTCAGCCCAAGTTGGCCAAGGAGGTTATGGAAAAGTCTACAAGGGGATTCTAGCCGATGGAACAGTTGTAGCAATCAAACGAGCACATGAGGATTCTCTTCAAGGTTCAAGGGAGTTCTGCACAGAAATAGAGTTATTATCAAGATTGCATCATCGCAATTTGGTTTCATTGGTTGGCTATTGTGATGAAGAGGATGGGCAG ATGCTGGTTTATGAATTCATGTCAAATGGCACTTTACGTGATCATCTTTCTG CCAAGTCCAAGAGATCTCTAAGTTTTGGTTTGAGGTTAAAAATCGCATTGGGTGCTGCAAAAGGAATTTTGTATCTACATACTGAAGCAGATCCACCTATATTCCACCGTGATGTTAAGGCCAGCAACATTCTGTTGGACTCCAAATTCGTCGCGAAGGTAGCCGATTTTGGTCTCTCAAGGCTCGCTCCAGTGCCAGATGTCGAAGGGACATTACCAGCTCATGTCTCCACTGTTGTTAAGGGCACCCCA GGCTATCTTGATCCGGAATACTTTCTAACTCACAAATTGACGGATAAGAGTGATGTTTACAGCCTCGGTGTCGTGTTCCTTGAAATGTTGACTGGTATGAAACCAATTGAGCATGGTAAAAACATCGTGAGAGAG GTAAACTCAGCTTGCCAGTCGGGCACAGTTTCTGAAATAATCGATGGCCGGATGGGCTTGTGCCCCCCAGAATGCATCAGGAGGTTCCTATCACTAGCAACCAAGTGTTGCCAGGATGAAACTGATGCCAGGCCTTCCATGTGGGAGATTGTAAGAGAACTTGAGCTCATCCTGAGGATGAAGCCTGAAGAGGACCTGATTCTGCTGGAAACCTCAGAGACAGACTCGACCGATGTCAGTAAATCATTGTCAACTTCAGAGACTGGGACCCTCTTCATCTCGTCACCAATGTTTTCAGATCGTATTATCGAGGCTAGTCGTATGACCACTGATCAGACGACTAATATCGCGATTAGTCGTCGATAA
- the LOC136511575 gene encoding probable LRR receptor-like serine/threonine-protein kinase At1g06840 isoform X1, with translation MAKLGDILCAVTLLVLLPCSDVALGQTTDPSEVDGLRAIKGRLVDPMNNLKNWNRGDPCTSNWTGVFCHKVNDDAFLHVTELQLFKRNLSGTLAPDVSLLSQLKTLDFMWNNLSGSIPKEIGNIVTLKLILLNGNQLSGILPDEIGNLQSLNRLQVDQNQLSGPIPKSFSNLRSVKHLHMNNNSLSGAIPSELSRLPLLRHLLVDNNNLSGPLPPEFAEAPALKIFQADNNNFSGSSIPTTYSNISTLLKLSLRNCSLQGAIPDLSSIPQLGYLDISWNQLTGSIPTNKLASNITTIDLSHNMLNGTIPQNFSGLPNLQILSLEDNYLNGSVPSTIWNGIGLTGYRSLILDFQNNSLKTIPAAFDPPPNVTVMLYGNPVCGDTNGALITNLCQPMSVNMQTSKNEQGSSCQPCPTDKNYEYNPSSPITCFCAVPLGVGLRLKSPGITDFRPYEDAFEINLTSLLQLFLYQLNIESYIWEVGPRLNMHMKLFPSNSSLFNISEIVRLRHVLAGWEITLSDVFGPYELLNFTLGSYADEFPNAASTGLSKAALGCILASSIAGAILLSVVATTLRVRRRSRHRTVSKRSLSRFSVKIDGVRCFTFEEMAITTNNFDLSAQVGQGGYGKVYKGILADGTVVAIKRAHEDSLQGSREFCTEIELLSRLHHRNLVSLVGYCDEEDGQMLVYEFMSNGTLRDHLSAKSKRSLSFGLRLKIALGAAKGILYLHTEADPPIFHRDVKASNILLDSKFVAKVADFGLSRLAPVPDVEGTLPAHVSTVVKGTPGYLDPEYFLTHKLTDKSDVYSLGVVFLEMLTGMKPIEHGKNIVREVNSACQSGTVSEIIDGRMGLCPPECIRRFLSLATKCCQDETDARPSMWEIVRELELILRMKPEEDLILLETSETDSTDVSKSLSTSETGTLFISSPMFSDRIIEASRMTTDQTTNIAISRR, from the exons ATGGCTAAGCTTGGAGACATCCTCTGTGCAGTTACCCTACTCGTGTTGCTCCCCTGCTCGGATGTTGCATTGGGGCAGACTACTGACCCTTCCGAGG TCGATGGGCTCAGGGCTATCAAGGGAAGATTAGTTGATCCTATGAACAACCTTAAGAATTGGAATAGGGGAGATCCGTGCACGTCAAATTGGACAGGAGTCTTCTGCCACAAAGTGAATGATGATGCATTTCTTCATGTGACAGAATT GCAGTTATTTAAGAGGAATCTCTCAGGAACTCTGGCACCAGACGTCAGTCTTTTATCTCAGCTGAAAACATT GGATTTTATGTGGAACAACTTAAGTGGTAGCATCCCAAAGGAGATAGGCAACATCGTCACGCTCAAACTTAT ACTTTTGAATGGCAATCAACTCTCCGGTATTTTACCAGATGAGATCGGCAACCTTCAAAGTTTAAACAGATTACAGGTTGACCAAAACCAATTGTCCGGCCCCATACCTAAATCATTTTCCAATTTAAGAAGTGTGAAACATCT TCATATGAACAATAATTCGTTAAGTGGGGCCATCCCGTCTGAACTTTCCAGATTGCCTCTTCTTCGTCACCT GCTTGTTGACAATAACAATCTATCTGGACCTCTTCCTCCAGAATTTGCTGAAGCGCCTGCCTTGAAAATATT TCAGGCTGATAACAATAATTTCAGTGGAAGTTCCATCCCTACTACATATAGCAACATATCCACACTACTAAAGCT GAGTCTTAGGAACTGCAGCTTGCAAGGAGCTATTCCAGATCTGAGTAGCATACCTCAACTTGGCTATTT GGATATTAGCTGGAACCAGTTGACAGGATCTATACCAACTAATAAGCTTGCTTCCAATATCACTACAAT TGATTTGTCGCACAACATGCTCAATGGAACTATCCCACAAAACTTCTCAGGGCTCCCCAATCTTCAGATATT GTCACTCGAGGATAATTATCTAAATGGTTCTGTTCCCTCGACAATCTGGAATGGCATTGGGCTTACTGGTTATAGAAGCCTTATTCT AGACTTCCAAAACAATTCTCTCAAGACAATTCCGGCCGCATTTGATCCTCCCCCAAATGTCACTGTAAT GCTATATGGAAACCCTGTGTGTGGGGATACGAATGGAGCTCTGATAACCAACCTGTGCCAACCCATGTCAGTAAACATGCAAACATCGAAAAATGAACAAGGCTCTAGTTGTCAACCTTGCCCTACAGATAAAAATTACGAGTACAATCCATCATCACCAATAACTTGCTTTTGTGCGGTGCCACTTGGAGTTGGACTTCGGCTGAAGAGTCCAGGAATCACAGATTTTCGTCCCTATGAAGATGCCTTTGAGATCAACTTAACCTCTTTATTGCAACTGTTTCTGTATCAGCTAAATATTGAGAGCTACATATGGGAGGTTGGTCCAAGGCTAAATATGCACATGAAGTTATTTCCAAGTAATTCAAGTTTATTCAATATATCTGAGATTGTGAGACTCAGACACGTACTTGCTGGCTGGGAAATTACTCTTTCAGATGTATTTGGTCCATATGAGCTTCTCAACTTCACACTAGGTTCTTATGCAGATG AATTTCCAAATGCAGCCTCAACAGGTTTAAGTAAGGCTGCACTGGGCTGTATCTTGGCTAGCTCAATTGCTGGCGCTATTTTACTTTCTGTGGTAGCCACCACGCTTAGAGTGAGAAGGCGTTCAAGACATAGAACTGTCTCAAAGCGTTCAT TGTCAAGGTTTTCTGTCAAAATTGATGGCGTTAGATGCTTCACATTTGAAGAAATGGCTATAACCACAAATAATTTCGATCTGTCAGCCCAAGTTGGCCAAGGAGGTTATGGAAAAGTCTACAAGGGGATTCTAGCCGATGGAACAGTTGTAGCAATCAAACGAGCACATGAGGATTCTCTTCAAGGTTCAAGGGAGTTCTGCACAGAAATAGAGTTATTATCAAGATTGCATCATCGCAATTTGGTTTCATTGGTTGGCTATTGTGATGAAGAGGATGGGCAG ATGCTGGTTTATGAATTCATGTCAAATGGCACTTTACGTGATCATCTTTCTG CCAAGTCCAAGAGATCTCTAAGTTTTGGTTTGAGGTTAAAAATCGCATTGGGTGCTGCAAAAGGAATTTTGTATCTACATACTGAAGCAGATCCACCTATATTCCACCGTGATGTTAAGGCCAGCAACATTCTGTTGGACTCCAAATTCGTCGCGAAGGTAGCCGATTTTGGTCTCTCAAGGCTCGCTCCAGTGCCAGATGTCGAAGGGACATTACCAGCTCATGTCTCCACTGTTGTTAAGGGCACCCCA GGCTATCTTGATCCGGAATACTTTCTAACTCACAAATTGACGGATAAGAGTGATGTTTACAGCCTCGGTGTCGTGTTCCTTGAAATGTTGACTGGTATGAAACCAATTGAGCATGGTAAAAACATCGTGAGAGAG GTAAACTCAGCTTGCCAGTCGGGCACAGTTTCTGAAATAATCGATGGCCGGATGGGCTTGTGCCCCCCAGAATGCATCAGGAGGTTCCTATCACTAGCAACCAAGTGTTGCCAGGATGAAACTGATGCCAGGCCTTCCATGTGGGAGATTGTAAGAGAACTTGAGCTCATCCTGAGGATGAAGCCTGAAGAGGACCTGATTCTGCTGGAAACCTCAGAGACAGACTCGACCGATGTCAGTAAATCATTGTCAACTTCAGAGACTGGGACCCTCTTCATCTCGTCACCAATGTTTTCAGATCGTATTATCGAGGCTAGTCGTATGACCACTGATCAGACGACTAATATCGCGATTAGTCGTCGATAA
- the LOC136511575 gene encoding probable LRR receptor-like serine/threonine-protein kinase At1g06840 isoform X3, with protein sequence MWNNLSGSIPKEIGNIVTLKLILLNGNQLSGILPDEIGNLQSLNRLQVDQNQLSGPIPKSFSNLRSVKHLHMNNNSLSGAIPSELSRLPLLRHLLVDNNNLSGPLPPEFAEAPALKIFQADNNNFSGSSIPTTYSNISTLLKLSLRNCSLQGAIPDLSSIPQLGYLDISWNQLTGSIPTNKLASNITTIDLSHNMLNGTIPQNFSGLPNLQILSLEDNYLNGSVPSTIWNGIGLTGYRSLILDFQNNSLKTIPAAFDPPPNVTVMLYGNPVCGDTNGALITNLCQPMSVNMQTSKNEQGSSCQPCPTDKNYEYNPSSPITCFCAVPLGVGLRLKSPGITDFRPYEDAFEINLTSLLQLFLYQLNIESYIWEVGPRLNMHMKLFPSNSSLFNISEIVRLRHVLAGWEITLSDVFGPYELLNFTLGSYADEFPNAASTGLSKAALGCILASSIAGAILLSVVATTLRVRRRSRHRTVSKRSLSRFSVKIDGVRCFTFEEMAITTNNFDLSAQVGQGGYGKVYKGILADGTVVAIKRAHEDSLQGSREFCTEIELLSRLHHRNLVSLVGYCDEEDGQMLVYEFMSNGTLRDHLSAKSKRSLSFGLRLKIALGAAKGILYLHTEADPPIFHRDVKASNILLDSKFVAKVADFGLSRLAPVPDVEGTLPAHVSTVVKGTPGYLDPEYFLTHKLTDKSDVYSLGVVFLEMLTGMKPIEHGKNIVREVNSACQSGTVSEIIDGRMGLCPPECIRRFLSLATKCCQDETDARPSMWEIVRELELILRMKPEEDLILLETSETDSTDVSKSLSTSETGTLFISSPMFSDRIIEASRMTTDQTTNIAISRR encoded by the exons ATGTGGAACAACTTAAGTGGTAGCATCCCAAAGGAGATAGGCAACATCGTCACGCTCAAACTTAT ACTTTTGAATGGCAATCAACTCTCCGGTATTTTACCAGATGAGATCGGCAACCTTCAAAGTTTAAACAGATTACAGGTTGACCAAAACCAATTGTCCGGCCCCATACCTAAATCATTTTCCAATTTAAGAAGTGTGAAACATCT TCATATGAACAATAATTCGTTAAGTGGGGCCATCCCGTCTGAACTTTCCAGATTGCCTCTTCTTCGTCACCT GCTTGTTGACAATAACAATCTATCTGGACCTCTTCCTCCAGAATTTGCTGAAGCGCCTGCCTTGAAAATATT TCAGGCTGATAACAATAATTTCAGTGGAAGTTCCATCCCTACTACATATAGCAACATATCCACACTACTAAAGCT GAGTCTTAGGAACTGCAGCTTGCAAGGAGCTATTCCAGATCTGAGTAGCATACCTCAACTTGGCTATTT GGATATTAGCTGGAACCAGTTGACAGGATCTATACCAACTAATAAGCTTGCTTCCAATATCACTACAAT TGATTTGTCGCACAACATGCTCAATGGAACTATCCCACAAAACTTCTCAGGGCTCCCCAATCTTCAGATATT GTCACTCGAGGATAATTATCTAAATGGTTCTGTTCCCTCGACAATCTGGAATGGCATTGGGCTTACTGGTTATAGAAGCCTTATTCT AGACTTCCAAAACAATTCTCTCAAGACAATTCCGGCCGCATTTGATCCTCCCCCAAATGTCACTGTAAT GCTATATGGAAACCCTGTGTGTGGGGATACGAATGGAGCTCTGATAACCAACCTGTGCCAACCCATGTCAGTAAACATGCAAACATCGAAAAATGAACAAGGCTCTAGTTGTCAACCTTGCCCTACAGATAAAAATTACGAGTACAATCCATCATCACCAATAACTTGCTTTTGTGCGGTGCCACTTGGAGTTGGACTTCGGCTGAAGAGTCCAGGAATCACAGATTTTCGTCCCTATGAAGATGCCTTTGAGATCAACTTAACCTCTTTATTGCAACTGTTTCTGTATCAGCTAAATATTGAGAGCTACATATGGGAGGTTGGTCCAAGGCTAAATATGCACATGAAGTTATTTCCAAGTAATTCAAGTTTATTCAATATATCTGAGATTGTGAGACTCAGACACGTACTTGCTGGCTGGGAAATTACTCTTTCAGATGTATTTGGTCCATATGAGCTTCTCAACTTCACACTAGGTTCTTATGCAGATG AATTTCCAAATGCAGCCTCAACAGGTTTAAGTAAGGCTGCACTGGGCTGTATCTTGGCTAGCTCAATTGCTGGCGCTATTTTACTTTCTGTGGTAGCCACCACGCTTAGAGTGAGAAGGCGTTCAAGACATAGAACTGTCTCAAAGCGTTCAT TGTCAAGGTTTTCTGTCAAAATTGATGGCGTTAGATGCTTCACATTTGAAGAAATGGCTATAACCACAAATAATTTCGATCTGTCAGCCCAAGTTGGCCAAGGAGGTTATGGAAAAGTCTACAAGGGGATTCTAGCCGATGGAACAGTTGTAGCAATCAAACGAGCACATGAGGATTCTCTTCAAGGTTCAAGGGAGTTCTGCACAGAAATAGAGTTATTATCAAGATTGCATCATCGCAATTTGGTTTCATTGGTTGGCTATTGTGATGAAGAGGATGGGCAG ATGCTGGTTTATGAATTCATGTCAAATGGCACTTTACGTGATCATCTTTCTG CCAAGTCCAAGAGATCTCTAAGTTTTGGTTTGAGGTTAAAAATCGCATTGGGTGCTGCAAAAGGAATTTTGTATCTACATACTGAAGCAGATCCACCTATATTCCACCGTGATGTTAAGGCCAGCAACATTCTGTTGGACTCCAAATTCGTCGCGAAGGTAGCCGATTTTGGTCTCTCAAGGCTCGCTCCAGTGCCAGATGTCGAAGGGACATTACCAGCTCATGTCTCCACTGTTGTTAAGGGCACCCCA GGCTATCTTGATCCGGAATACTTTCTAACTCACAAATTGACGGATAAGAGTGATGTTTACAGCCTCGGTGTCGTGTTCCTTGAAATGTTGACTGGTATGAAACCAATTGAGCATGGTAAAAACATCGTGAGAGAG GTAAACTCAGCTTGCCAGTCGGGCACAGTTTCTGAAATAATCGATGGCCGGATGGGCTTGTGCCCCCCAGAATGCATCAGGAGGTTCCTATCACTAGCAACCAAGTGTTGCCAGGATGAAACTGATGCCAGGCCTTCCATGTGGGAGATTGTAAGAGAACTTGAGCTCATCCTGAGGATGAAGCCTGAAGAGGACCTGATTCTGCTGGAAACCTCAGAGACAGACTCGACCGATGTCAGTAAATCATTGTCAACTTCAGAGACTGGGACCCTCTTCATCTCGTCACCAATGTTTTCAGATCGTATTATCGAGGCTAGTCGTATGACCACTGATCAGACGACTAATATCGCGATTAGTCGTCGATAA